From the genome of Colletotrichum destructivum chromosome 10, complete sequence, one region includes:
- a CDS encoding Putative rhamnose/fucose mutarotase, which produces MWSNKRASPPAPGSSPPEAEVPAPVTLKQKNPGRRIGQIVKLKPEFVDKYKEVHANVWPDVLKQIKECNIVDYSIWHEPDSRILFATFKYVGYDWAGDMEKMKDNPKVREWWAMTDGWQESLVPGAVSSEAGEPGWWKPVEEVFYTP; this is translated from the exons ATGTGGTCCAACAAGCGTGCCTCCCCCCCTGCTCCGGGCAGCAGCCCGCCCGAGGCGGAGGTTCCCGCGCCCGTCACCCTCAAGCAGAAGAACCCCGGTCGTCGCATTGGCCAGATTGTGAAGCTCAAGCCCGAGTTCGTCGACAAGTACAAGGAGGTCCACGCCAACGTCTGGCCCGACGTGCTGAAGCAGATCAAGGAGTGCAACATTGTCGACT ACAGCATCTGGCACGAGCCCGATTCGCGCATTCTGTTCGCTACCTTCAAGTACGTCGGCTACGACTGGGCCGGCGAcatggagaagatgaaggacaATCCAAAGGTGCGCGAGTGGTGGGCCATGACCGACGGCTGGCAGGAGTCTCTGGTCCCCGGCGCCGTGAgcagcgaggccggcgagccGGGTTGGTGGaagcccgtcgaggaggtgtTTTACACACCTTGA
- a CDS encoding Putative 2-amino-3-carboxymuconate-6-semialdehyde decarboxylase, metal-dependent hydrolase, protein MSDSLPPLITLEEHFIAPDLFSELSDIYGEQLKYLPDVAARLQDVGPLRLSDMDANRIAFQVVSHGPGLASRPPALSRLANDTLARAVRDNPSRLAGFAVLPMADPEAAAAELRRCVRDLGFVGALVDAHLGGTHYDDRRFWPVFTAAAELDVPIYLHPTFPSAGQAAAYGGAYEPGAARSLGTSGFGWHQETGLGVLKLFAAGLFDALPGLKLIIGHFGEMLPFMKERVDKLSVRWGARERPWRQVWEENIWVTTSGVWGLAPMACLLQNTRVDRILYSVDYPFEKNENGTAWVRELRDSGMVKPEELEMIAYRNAESLLRVRAPDAAGGWKQS, encoded by the coding sequence ATGTCAGACTCACTGCCGCCACTCATCACGCTCGAGGAGCACTTCATCGCCCCGGACCTCTTCTCCGAGCTCTCCGACATTTACGGCGAACAGCTCAAGTACCTCCCGGatgtcgccgcccgcctgcaGGACGTCGGGCCTCTCCGCCTGTCAGACATGGACGCCAACCGCATCGCGTTCCAGGTCGTCTCCCACGGCCCCGGCCTGGCCTCACGACCGCCGGCGCTCAGCCGCCTCGCCAACGACACCCTCGCGCGCGCCGTGCGCGACAATCCATCCCGCCTGGCCGGGTTTGCCGTGCTCCCGATGGCCGACCCGGAAGCCGCGGCCGCGGAGCTCCGGCGGTGCGTGCGGgacctcggcttcgtcggcgccctggtGGACGCCCACCTTGGCGGCACTCACTACGACGATAGACGGTTCTGGCCCGTCTTCACCGCGGCGGCTGAGCTCGATGTGCCCATCTACCTGCACCCGACCTTCCCGTCGGCGGGCCAGGCGGCGGCCTACGGGGGCGCCTATGAACCCGGCGCCGCGCGGAGCCTCGGGACCAGCGGGTTCGGCTGGCACCAAGAGACGGGGCTCGGGGTGCTGAAGCTCTTTGCGGCGGGGCTCTTTGATGCATTGCCGGGGCTAAAGCTTATCATCGGGCACTTTGGCGAGATGCTGCCGTTCATGAAGGAGCGCGTCGACAAGCTCTCGGTGCGATGGGGCGCGCGGGagcggccgtggcggcagGTCTGGGAGGAGAACATCTGGGTCACGACGAGCGGGGTATGGGGTCTCGCGCCGATGGCCTGCTTGCTGCAGAACACGCGCGTCGACCGCATCCTGTACAGCGTCGACTACCCCTTTGAGAAGAACGAGAACGGGACGGCGTGGGTGCGGGAGCTGCGGGACAGCGGCATGGTCAAGccggaggagctcgagatgATTGCCTACCGGAACGCCGAGAGCCTCCTGCGGGTCAGGGCGCCGGATGCTGCTGGTGGGTGGAAGCAGTCATGA
- a CDS encoding Putative elongator complex protein: MATRIPHVLESYLALPPECAQILLTSVLGASTNWLVLRYLYSYLRKPAVADEEASPAEDVRVVLVSFMRDFAFWKEGAGRLGLDIEGLGRSGKFVFVDGLSSLFSQGKAAPGRPAVKGKRVLRSARLPDVQRELDAAISDVSVAGARTILVLDQPDVLLAASSEDLDGLALRNMLRDVQEKVHATITVVAADEPLVAAQATTLEKEHASFVLGLAHAAEMVVGFRLLDTGNASDVSGVLRITAGGDAGSSGERVVEETELLYFVGGDGSVKVFGRGQ, translated from the exons ATGGCCACGAGGATACCCCACGTGCTGGAGAGCTACCTCGCCCTCCCGCCCGAATGCGCCCAGATACTGCTCACCAGCGTCCTGGGCGCCAGCACCAACTGGCTCGTCCTGCGCTACCTATACTCGTACCTCCGGAAGcccgccgtggccgacgaggaagcgtcgccggccgaggacgtccgCGTCGTGCTCGTAAGCTTCATGCGGGATTTCGCGTTTTGGAAGGAGGGCGCTGGCAGATTG GGCCTCGACATCGAAGGCTTGGGGCGCAGCGGCAagttcgtcttcgtcgacggcctgaGCAGTCTATTCTCCCAGGGGAAGGCGGCGCCAGGGCGGCCGGCCGTCAAGGGGAAGAGAGTCCTCCGCAGCGCAAGGCTTCCGGATGTCCAgcgcgagctcgacgccgccatctcggacGTGTCCGTGGCGGGCGCCAGAACGATCCTGGTCCTCGACCAGCCggacgtcctcctcgccgcgtccagcgaggacctcgacggcctggcgCTGAGGAACATGCTGCGTGATGTGCAGGAG AAAGTCCATGCGaccatcaccgtcgtcgccgcggaCGAGCCCCTCGTCGCGGCTCAGGCCACGACGCTGGAGAAGGAGCACGCGAgcttcgtcctcgggctcgcGCATGCCGCGGAGATGGTCGTCGGCTTCAGACTGCTGGACACGGGCAACGCGAGCGACGTCAGCGGGGTGCTAAGGATCACGGCCGGAGGGGACGCGGGCAGCAGCGGGGAAAGGGTCGTAGAGGAGACGGAGCTGCTGTACTTTGTCGGCGGGGACGGGAGCGTCAAGGTATTTGGGAGGGGACAATAG
- a CDS encoding Putative zinc-binding ribosomal protein, which yields MTKGTSSFGKRHNKTHTLCRRCGRRSLHIQKHTCSSCGYPSAKTRKYNWSEKAKRRKTVGTGRMRYLKDVSRRFKNGFQTGVPKGSAGPTAQQS from the exons ATGA CGAAGGGTACCTCCTCGTTTGGTAAGAGACACAACAAGACGCACACCTTGTGCCGTCGTTGCG GTCGCCGATCGCTTCACATCCAGAAGCACACCTGCTCCTCCTGCGGTTACCCCTCGGCCAAGACCCGCAAGT ACAACTGGtccgagaaggccaagcgGAGAAAGACCGTCGGTACCGGCCGCATGCGCTACCTCAAGGACGTCTCGCGCCGCTTCAAGAACGGCTTCCAGACCGGTGTCCCCAAGGGCTCTGCCGGCCCCACTGCCCAGCAGTCGTGA
- a CDS encoding Putative kinetochore protein Sos7 translates to MGANHAAEVLRKIQDLNDNHEISIIRLSEPISSAVAQESRQQRTSDASNASQDATTPASLEADLEHYKELFAKLRFSYVEQVTKEKFIRAIVGDPPVIVSPQENLELETANLAAKAQLKALKVEVADMVTELEKKGKELAKRHLSVQLDTAKLKELPDKIADLEERVAELRETQEPGQKPHMNLPLAKTLDLVDEKKRQQQQLDRELEQLQARVPRKRKELERLQAELQPLETKRQNSTAAAKEAQRRKEGAGGDADDLEERGRWLRASEAALKQMLDIQG, encoded by the coding sequence ATGGGCGCGAACCACGCGGCTGAGGTGTTGCGCAAAATCCAAGACCTCAACGACAACCACGAAATCTCCATCATCAGGCTCAGCGAGCCCATTTCGAGCGCCGTCGCGCAAGAATCACGACAGCAACGAACGTCGGACGCGTCCAATGCCTCTCAAGATGCGACAACACCAGCCAGCCTCGAGGCCGATCTTGAGCACTACAAGGAGCTCTTTGCGAAGCTGCGCTTCTCCTACGTTGAGCAGGTCACCAAGGAAAAATTCATCCGCGCCATTGTCGGCGACCCGCCTGTCATCGTCTCGCCGCAGGAGAATCTAGAGCTGGAAACGGCAAACCTAGCCGCCAAGGCGCAGCTAAAGGCGctcaaggtcgaggtcgcAGACATGGTAACGGAGCTGGAGAAAAAGGGCAAGGAACTGGCCAAGCGACACCTGAGCGTGCAGCTGGACACGGCCAAGTTGAAAGAACTCCCAGACAAGATTGCCGATTTGGAGGAGCGGGTGGCAGAGCTCCGCGAGACGCAGGAGCCGGGGCAAAAGCCGCACATGAACCTGCCCCTCGCCAAGACACTCGACTTggtggacgagaagaagagacaacagcagcaatTGGACCGCGAGCTGGAGCAACTCCAGGCCAGGGTaccaaggaagagaaaggaacTAGAGAGGTTGCAGGCCGAGCTGCAACCGCTGGAGACTAAGCGGCAGAATAGCACGGCCGCCGCGAAGGAAGCGCAAAGGCGAAAGGAAGGGGCCGGTGGCGATGCGGACGATCTCGAGGAGCGGGGTCGGTGGCTGAGGGCGAGCGAGGCGGCGCTCAAGCAGATGCTGGACATTCAGGGGTGA